From the genome of Arthrobacter sp. ERGS1:01:
GCCGCCGTCGGGCATGATCCGCTCGTCGCCGGCAAGCCCGAGGCACCCCTGTTCCACACAGCCGCCAAGCGCCTCGGCGCCACGGCGCCGCTGGTGGTGGGGGACCGGCTGGACACCGACATCCTGGGCGGAAACAACGCGGGCATGGCCACGGCGCTGGTGCTCACCGGCGTCGACTCCGTCGACACCGCACTCCGGGCCCGCACGGCGGAGCGCCCGCGCTTCATCATCGAAAACCTGCAGGGCCTGTACCAGCCTTACCCGGAAACGACCCGGGCCGGCGGCGTCTTCACGTGTGGCGGGGAGCAGGCCGGCGTGGACGGAAACACCATCACCGTGACACTTTCCGGCAGCAACGACGACGGCAGCTGCGACCTCAACGCCGGGCGCGCCATGTGCGCAGCCTGGTGGGCGGCCGTGCCGGACTCGGACACCGTGACCGCCCCCCGCGTTGTCTTCCAGCGCGCCGGGCAGCTCGCGGCGGACTCCCGTGCGTGAGGAACCGGCCGGCCACGCCGCCGGATCCGGCCCCACGGGCGATCCCGCCGTGGACGCCGTCGTCGCGCGGGCGGGTGCTGCCGCAACCCTGCCCACCTCGGCCCACAACGGACTTTACGCAGAATTGCTCGAGGACCTCCAACGCGAGCTCGACGCCGATCCCGCCGCCGTCATGACGGGCGGCACGGCCCCGGGAGCCGTGCAGTGACCCGGCTCGACCAGGAACTGGTGAACCGCCAACTTGCCCGCTCCCGCACCCTCGCCGCCTCCCTCATCAAGGCCGGCCGCGTCAGCGTGGACGGCAAGCCGGCCGCCAAGGCGTCCCTGCCCGTAACGGCGGAGTCACCCATCGCTGTGTCCGACGACGGCGAACCCGACTACGTTTCCCGCGCCGGACACAAGCTGGCCGGCGCCCTGGCCTTCTTCCCGCAGGTCCAGGTGGCAGGAAAACGCTGCTTTGACGCGGGCGCCTCCACCGGCGGCTTCACCGACGTGCTGTTGCGCAACGGGGCAGCCTCCGTGGCCGCCGTCGACGTGGGCCACGGCCAACTCGTCGAATCCCTGCGCAACGACCCCCGCGTCGACGTCCATGAAGGCGTCAACATCCGCTACATGGAAGCGACGGAAATTGGTGGACCCGCGGACCTGACGGTCTGCGACCTCTCCTTCATCTCGCTGACCATGGTCATGGCACCCCTGGCCCTGGCAACACGCCCGGGCGGGGACCTGTTGCTCATGGTCAAGCCCCAGTTCGAGGTGGGCAAGGAGCGCCTGGCCCGCACCGGCGTCGTCGGCAGCGACAATGAGCGCCGCCGCGCCGTGGGGCAGGTGGCAAGCTCCGCCGTCGAGAACGGCCTGGTGCTGCGCGGTTTGGGAACCAGCACGCTGCCCGGCCAGGACGGAAATGTGGAGTATTTTCTGTGGGCCACCCGGGAACTGTCGGCGCAGGCACATAAGATCGAGGAACGGGACCGTGCCGTCGAGGAATTGCTGGCACGGCTCTGGCCCTGACCGACAACACTTGAGGAAGCACCGTAAGATGACACGCCGCGTCTTGATTCTTGCCCATACGGGGCGCGAGGAATCGATGATTGCCGCCCTCGAGGCCTGCGTACAACTCCACGCCAACAACATCGTGCCCGTCATGTACGCCGACGAACTGGCCGACATGACCGGGTACCTGGGTGTCTCCGACGTCCGCATGGAAATCCTGGACCGTGACGTCACCCTGGCCGACATTGAACTCGTCATGGTCCTGGGCGGCGACGGAACCATCCTGCGCGCCGCCGAACTGGTCCGCGAACACGACCTCCCGCTGCTGGGCGTCAACCTGGGCCATGTGGGGTTCCTGGCCGAAAGCGAACGGGCCGACCTCATCCAAACCGTCGACTGGGTGGTGCGCCGCGAATACTCCGTGGAGGAACGCATGACCCTCGACGTCAAGGTCAGGGTCAAGGGCAAGGTGGTCACCCACACCTGGGCCCTGAACGAGGTTGCCCTGGAAAAAGGCAACCGCGAACGCATGATCGAAGTCGTCACCGAAGTGGACGGCCGTCCGTTGAGCTCCTTCGGCTGCGACGGCGTGGTCATGGCCACGCCCACGGGATCCACCGCGTACGCATTTTCCGCCGGCGGACCCGTGGTGTGGCCCGAGGTGGAGGCGCTGCTCATGGTGCCCATCAGCGCCCACGCCCTTTTCGCCAAGCCCCTCGTCGTGGCGCCCACCTCCACCCTCGCCGTGGAGGTACTGACCCGCAATGGCGCCCACGGCGTGATTTGGTGTGACGGTCGGCGTACCGTGGACCTGCTGCCGGGCGCCCGGATCGAGGTGACCCGCTCCAGCCAGCCGGTCAAACTGGCCAGGACCCAGCAGTCGCCGTTCTCCGAACGCCTGGTGCGCAAGTTTGAACTGCCGGTCCAGGGCTGGCGCGGACCCTCCACGGAGGAAGCCGTGCCGCCCACCTCGCAGCTGCCCATCATCAGAAGCCCCAAACCCAAGTCCTCGCCGGAGGGTCATCACACAGGGCCCATCCCGCCCGTGCCGGACCTGACAGTCGCCCCGGCCCACCTGCCCAGCACCTTTGAAGGGGTTGCACCACTTCATGATTGAGGAAATCCGGATCCGCGACCTCGGGGTCATCTCCGAGTCCACTCTGCCCCTGGGCCCCGGCCTGAGCGTCGTCAGCGGTGAAACCGGCGCGGGCAAGACCATGGTGGTGACCGCCGTCGGGCTGCTGCTGGGCAACCGGGCCGACGCCGGCGCCGTGCGCAACGGCGCCAAGTCGGCCTCGGCCGAGGCCACGCTGACCCTTCCCAAAGGGCACGCCGCCCTGGCGCGGGCACTGGAGGCCGGCGCCGACATTGATGAGTTCGACGGCGGCGCCGAACTGATCCTGGCCCGCACCGTCAGTGCCGACGGCCGCAGCCGGGCCCACGTGGGCGGCCGCAGCGCACCCATTGGCGTCCTGACCGAACTGGGGGAGACCCTGGTGGCCGTGCACGGGCAATCGGACCAGATCAGGCTCAAGAACCCCGCGGCCCAGCGCGAGGCGCTGGACAAATTTGCCGCCGAGGCGCAAAAGCAGTTCCCGGCCGCCATGGAAAAGTACCGGGCCGTTTTTGAGCGGTGGCGGGCCGCCCGCGCCGAACTGGAACTCCTGCGCACCTCCAGCCGGGAGCGGTTGCGGGAAGCCGAATCGCTGACCGCCGCACTGGCCGAGATCGACGCCGTCGATCCCCGTGAGGCGGAGGACGAGCAACTCAAGGCCGAGGCCGTGAAGCTGGGCAACGTGGAGGAACTGCGCCGAGCGTCCCTGGGCGCGCACGAGGCCCTGATCGCCGAGGACTACGGCGACGGGCCCGACGCCGTGACGCTCGTCGACACCGCCAAGCGCCTGCTGGAGACCGTTGCGGACTCCGATGAGGAACTGGCCGAGACCGCCAAGCGGATTTCCGAGGTGGGGTTCCTGCTGGCCGACATCGCCCGCGATCTTGCCGGCTACGCAACGTCCCTTGACTCCGAGGGTCCCGGCCGGCTGGCCGAGGTTGAGGACCGCCGCGGCGAGCTTGGCGTGCTGGTGCGCAAATACGCGCCCAGCATTGACGAGGTGCTCGTGTGGGCCGACGCCGCCCGGACGCGCCTGGATGACCTGACGGACGATTCGGGCCGCATTGAAAAGCTCGACGCCGAGGTGGCCGCCGCCGTCGTCGAACTTGAGGCGCTGGCAGCCGACGTCACCCGGCTGCGCCGCACCGCCGCGGACAAGCTCTCCAAGCAGGTCAGTGCCGAACTCAAGGCGCTGGCCATGCCCGACGCCAAGCTCGTCATCGAAATCACCCCCGCCGAACGCGGCATCCACGGCGCCGACGACATCACGTTCCTGCTCCAGCCGCACGCCGGCTCCTCGCCGCGGCCGCTGGGCAAGGGCGCCTCCGGCGGTGAGCTCTCCCGCGTGATGTTGGCGCTGGAAGTGGTGCTGGCCGCCGTCGACCCCGTCCCGACGTTCATCTTCGACGAGGTGGACTCGGGCGTGGGAGGCAAGGCCGCCGTCGAAATCGGGCGCCGGCTGGCCATGCTGGCCCGGCACGTGCAGGTTTTGGTGGTCACCCACCTGCCGCAGGTTGCCGCATTTGCGGACCAGCATATCCTTGTAACCAAAAGCTCTGTGAGCAAGACCTCAGGAGGCGGCATCACCACCAGCAATGTGCGGCTTTTGAACGATGAGGAGCGGGTGCGCGAACTGGCCCGCATGTTGGCAGGGCAGGAGGATTCGGCAACCGCGCAGGCACACGCCAAGGAATTGTTGGCAGACGCCCGGCGGGCAACACCGTAGGACCAACGCATTTCACGCGGCGGCGGTGCATCTCACAGGCGCCCGCGAACCATTATTGGCTCATTAGATGATAGGCTCGAATTCCGTGGTGCAACGATCAAATTCCCGGTTCAGTGGTCAGTCCAAGACGACCAAACACATCTTCGTCACCGGCGGCGTAGCGTCCTCGCTGGGTAAGGGACTGACGGCTTCCAGCCTCGGCCACCTGCTCCGTGCGCGCGGCCTCTCGGTCACAATGCAAAAGCTCGATCCCTACCTCAACGTGGATCCGGGCACAATGAATCCCTTCCAACATGGCGAAGTCTTCGTCACCGACGACGGTGCCGAAACAGACCTCGACATTGGCCACTACGAGCGCTTCCTGGACGAAAACCTCGAAGGCTCCGCCAATGTCACCACCGGCCAGGTGTACTCGACAGTCATCGCCAAGGAACGCCGCGGCGAATACCTGGGCGACACCGTGCAGGTCATCCCGCACATCACCGATGAAATCAAGCGCCGCATGCGCCTGCCCGCCGAGGGCACGAACGCCCCCGACGTCATCATCACCGAAATTGGCGGCACCGTTGGCGACATCGAGTCGCAGCCGTTCCTGGAGTCCGCACGCCAGGTGCGCCAGGACATCGGCCGCAACAACGTGTTCTTCGCCCATGTCTCCCTGGTGCCCTACATTGGCCCGTCCCAGGAACTGAAGACCAAGCCGACGCAGCACTCCGTTGCCGCGCTGCGCTCCCTCGGCATCCAGCCCGACGCGCTGATCCTGCGCTCGGACCGTGTGCTCCCCGAGGCCATGCATGCCAAGATCGGCCGTGCCTGCGACGTCGACGTCGAAGCCGTCATCGGCTGCCCGGACGCCCCGAGCATCTACGACATCCCCAAGACGCTGCACTCCCAGGGCCTGGACTCCTACATCGTCCGCGCCCTGGACCTGGCGTTCAAGGACGTCGACTGGACCAAGTGGGACAAGCTCCTCGAAGCCGTCCACAACCCGCTGCACCACATCGAGATCGCCCTGGTCGGCAAGTACATCGACCTGCCGGACGCGTACCTCTCGGTCACCGAAGCCCTGCGTGCCGGCGGGTTCGCCAACAGCACCAAGGTCAAGATCCGCTGGGTCCCCTCCGACGACTGCGAAACCGAAGCCGGCGCCCGCAAGGCCATCGGCGATGTCGACGCGATCTGCGTCCCCGGCGGCTTCGGCATCCGCGGGCTCGAAGGCAAGCTGGGCGCCCTGAAGTTCGCCCGCGAAAACCAGATCCCCACCCTGGGGCTGTGCCTGGGCCTGCAGTCGATGGTCATCGAGTACGCCCGCAACGTGGTCGGCCTGGAAGGCGCATCCTCCTCCGAGTTCGACGACAACCCCACCTACCCGGTCATCGCCACGATGGAAGAGCAGCTGGACATCGTCGACGGCAAGGGCGACCTGGGCGGCACCATGCGCCTGGGCCTGTACCCGGCCGTGCTCACCGAGGGCTCCGTCATCGCCGAAACGTACGGCACCACGGACGTCTCCGAACGCCACCGTCACCGCTACGAGGTCAACAACAAGTACCGCGCCCAGATCGCCGATGCCGGGCTCGTGTTCTCCGGAACGTCCCCCGACGGCAAGCTCGTGGAATTCGTGGAACTGCCCCGCGAGGTGCACCCGTACTACGTCTCCACCCAGGCACACCCGGAACTGAGCTCGCGCCCCACCCGGCCGCACCCGCTCTTTGCCGGCTTGGTTGCCGCCGCCCTGGACCGCCAGAACGCCACCCGGTTGCTGGACGCCTAGAGTGAACACCCCCGGGACACCGTCGACGACGGCTGACGCACCTTCCGCCGCAGCCTTCGCGGGGCAGGCGGAACCGGTGGCCGATTCCATCAGCCACCGCACGCTGCAGTCGTCGTCGACGGTGTACCAGGGACGCATTTGGGACGTCGTTTCCGACACGTTCACCCTGGCCCCTGGCACGGCCCCGCTGACCCGCGACTACATCGCCCACCCGGGCGCGGTCGCCGTCGTAGTGCTCAACGAGGCCAACCAGGTGCTGTTGCTGCGACAGTACCGCCACCCCGTCCAGATGGACCTGTGGGAGATCCCCGCCGGGCTGCTGGACGTCGAAGGCGAGGACTTCCTGACCGGCGCTGCCCGCGAACTGGCCGAGGAGGCGGACCTGACATCCGCCACCTGGCACGTCCTGACGGACTTCTTCAACTCCCCGGGATCCTCCAGCGAGGCAATCCGGATCTACCTGGCCCGAGGGATCAGTTATATTCCCGAGGACGAGCGGCACGTGCGCACCGAGGAGGAAGCCGAGATCGCCTTCCGCTGGGTGGACCTGGACGAGGCCGCCGCCGCCGTTTTGGCCGGACGCATCCACAACCCGTCAGCCGTCGTCGGCATCCTGGCCGCAGCCACCGCCGCACGCGACGGCTTCGACTCCCTGCGCGCCGCCGACGCCCCCTGGCCGGCACACCCGGGCCACCGCGGCCAATGACGGCGTCCGGCACAACCACGGCGTTGGGCCGGGGCATCGAGGAATACCTCCAACACGTGGGCGTGGAACGCGGTCTGGCCGCCAACACCCTGGCCGCCTACCGGCGCGATTTGCTGCGCTATGAGCACTTCCTGTCCGCCGCCCGGGTTTGTGCTCCGGCGGACATCACCCGCCACCACGTGAGCACCTTTGCCCAGGGGCTCTCCGACGGCGCCGACGGGGGAGCGGCCCTAGCCCTGCGCTCGGCAGCCCGCACCATCGTCGCCGTGCGCGGACTCCACAAGTTCTGGGCCCTGGAGGGGCTCACCGAGGCAGACCCCGCCGCCGACGTCCACCCGCCCATGGCCGGGCGCCGCCTCCCCAAGGCCATCAGTGTTGGCGACGTCACCCGGATCCTGGAGGCCGCAGGCTCCGACACCGCGGCCGGGCTGCGGGACGCCGCCATGCTTGAGTTCTTGTACTCCACCGGTGCCCGCATCAGCGAGGCCGTGGGACTCGATGTGGACGATCTTGTCCTGGCCGCGTCCGACGACGCCGGCCCCTCCCTGGTGCGGCTGTTCGGCAAGGGCTCCAAGGAACGGCTCGTGCCGATCGGCTCCTACGCATTGCGTGCTCTGGAGGCGTACCTGGTGCGCGGGCGCGGATCCCTGGCCGCGAAGGGCAAGGGCACCCCGGCGCTGTTCCTGAACACCCGCGGCGGGCGCATCAGCCGGCAAAGTGCCTGGACCATCCTGAAGGCCGCCGCCGAGCGGGCCCAGGTGGAGGCCGATGTTTCCCCGCACACGTTGCGCCACTCCTTTGCCACCCACCTGCTGGAGGGCGGTGCCGACGTCCGTGTGGTCCAGGAACTCCTGGGGCACGCCTCGGTCACCACGACCCAGGTGTACACGCTGGTCACGGCCGACACGCTGCGTGAGGTGTATGCCGCAGCCCACCCGCGGGCGCTGGGCTGATCCGGCACGGTAGCGTAGGGACCATGAGCGAAGCCGCCGCGTATTTCCGCGCCAAATTGAACTTTGAAATCGACGTCATGGACGTCCACACGGGGCTGCCGGCCGGCGAATTCGTGCTCGTCGACACCCGGCGGCACGCCTCCTGGGAGCACGGCCACGTCCCCGGCGCACTGCACCTGCCCACGGCGCAGATCCCGGACCAGGCGGCCGTGCTGATTCCCGCCGGGACACCCGTGGTGGTGTATTCGTGGGGCCCCGGCTGCAACGGCAGCACGTTCGCGGCCCTCGCCTTCGCCGAACTCGGCTACCCGGTGCGGGAAATGATCGGCGGGATCGAATACTGGGCCCGCAACGGCCTGCCCGTGGAAACCTCCGACGGCGTCACGGCCGCGAGCACGGACCCCCTCGTCACGGCCGACTGACCCGCCGTCGAACACAAAAACGCCCCCGCGGGGTTCTGTGTTGCAGTTATTGGAGCAAAAACGGCGGGAAACCGCTTTCATCGTCCAACAACTGCAACACAGTCGCGGGGGCGCGTGGAGCTCGAGGGCTACGCGGTGACGGCCAGGGCGTCGATTTCCACGAGCATGACCTCGTGCGGCAGGTCGACGAAGACCGTGGTGCGGGAGGGGAGGGCGCCGCTGGGCACGTTCTCCTTGATGAAGTCGCCGTAAACCTCGTTCATGGCGGGGAAGTCGTCGCGCGTGGTCAGGTAGACGCGGAACATGATGACGTCCTCCACGGAGGAGCCGCCGGCTTCCAGGATGGCCTTGACGTTCTCGAGCGTGCGACGGGTCTGGACGCGGACGTCGCCGGCACCGATGTACTCGTTGACGGTGGGGTCCATGGGGCCCTGGCCGGAGACCTGGAACATGTTGCCCTTCTTCACGCCCTGCGAGAAGACGTGGGCCGGAGCCGGGGCGTTTTCGGTCAATACAACAGTTTTTTCACTCATCGAGTGTTCCTTTCAGTGGCAACCCAGCCCAAATCGGTGGAGATGGCCTGTGTCCCTTGTTTTAGTACGGGTAGTAATTTCAGGAGGTCTTCATAGCTGAGCAGCACCACGGGGACGGAGAACGACGCCGCCCCGACGACCCGCCCGGTCGCGTCCCGGATGGGCGCGGCGATGCAGTGCACAAAGGATTCGTGCTCCGACTTGTCATGCGCCCAGCCCTGTTCGTGGACGAGTGCCAGCTCGGCCAGCAGTTCCTCCGGGGTGGTCAGCGTGTTCTCGGTCATCTTGATGTAGTCAAGGCCCGCGGCAATGTGTTCCTGTCGGGAGCGCGGCATGTCCGCCAGGATCACCTTCGCCACGGCCGCCGAATGCAGCGCCGCGGTCAGCCCGATCCGGGAATACATGCGCACGGGGTGGTGGGACTCGAACTTGTCGATGTACACCACCTCGGCGCCCTCCAGCTGTGCCAGGTGGACGGTGTGGCCCGTGAGGTCGTTGAGCCGGGCCAGGTGCGGGCGGGCCACCTGGCGCAGGTCGCGTTGTTCCAGGGCGCGGGAGGAGAGCTCGAAGAGCCGCCGGCCCAGCTGGAACTGCCCGGCGTCGTTGCGCACCAGGAAGTGTTCGCTTTCCAGTGAGTGCAGCAGCCGCATGATGGTGGTCTTGTGTACATCCGAGCCCGACGCCAGCTCGTCCAGGGTGGCGGGATGTTCGGCAATCCGGGTCATCAGCCCCAGTGCCCGCACCAGGCTCTGGCTCATGGCACGCTCGCTGCGAGGGCGGGGGATTCGATCCGGCCGGGGCCCACGGTGGTTGCCGCCCAGTCAGCCTCGGAGCAGCCCAGGATGCGGTCAAGGATGTTGGTGGCCGGCAGCGGTCCGCGGTCGCCGGGCACCGTCAGGGTGCAGGCGGCGCTGAGGTGTCCACGCCGCAGCGAGGAGCGCTGGTCCAGGCCAAACAGCATGCCGCTCAGGTATCCGGCGGCAAAGGCGTCGCCCGCGCCCACTGGCTCCAGCACGTCCACGCTCAGCGAGGGGACCTCCACGCGTTCGCCGTCGCGCATCAGCGCGATCGCCGAGGTGTCGGCGTTCTTGAGCACCAGCACGGCCGGATCCGGCAGCAGTGCGCGGAGTTCGGCCTCGTCGTTGGTGCCGAAGGCGGGGAGGGCCTCGTCGGTGCCCACCAGTACGACGTCGGCCTGGTTGGCCAGGGTGCGCAGCACGCCGCGGTCCTCATGGGCCCAGAGCGCCCCGCGCCAGTTGATGTCAAAGGAGATGAGCCGGCCGTTGCGCGGGCCGGCCAGGATTGCGGCAAGCATGGCCCGGCAGCTGGGGGAGAGGGCGGCCGTAATGCCACTGAGGTGGATCAGCCCGGCCGCGTCCAGCAGTGCGGCGACGTTGGGGCTTGCCAGCAGCTCCGGTCCCATGGCGGAGGCCGCGGAACCTTGGCGGTAGTACAGGACGGAACTCTCGCCGTCGTCGGACGCGGCGGAGGCGGGGATCTTCACGTACAGGCCCGTGGGCCGATCCGGGTCCGCCTCGACACCCATGGTGCCGACGCTGTGGGCGGCAAGGTCGTTGAGGATGCGGGTGCCAAAACCGTCCTGGCCCACCCGGCCCACCCAGTGGGCGTCAACGCCCATGGCGGCCAGGCCCATGGCCACGTTGGACTCCGCCCCGCCCACGCCGTAGAAGAGTTCGGTGGCCTCCGACAGCGGCACGTTGTCCGTGGGGGTGAGCATGGCCATTGTCTCTCCGATGCATACAACTGAAAGCATGGACCTTCTGCACTTCCTCTCACGGAATTGTGGGGCGATGGCGGCGCCATCGCCGTCTTGACGGACGAATCCAGACCATGTTAGACATGTCGTTAGTGAGTTTGCAACCAGCGTTGCAAAATACGCAACGGGGCCGGAGTGCTGGCCCGTGAAGGGAATTGGCAGTGGGCACCACAGTGGGCAGCAACGCAGCATCGACGGACACCGGCGCAACGATCGAACCGGGCATCAACAATGCCATGGTCGACAGGCTCGACGACGTGGAGCTGGGTTGGCGGTTCAAGGCCGTCCCCGCCGCCGCGCACGGCCAAAGCGCCGGCGGCTACGTCAACTCCGGCGTGCACCTGGCCGATCTGCAAACACCCCTCCTGACCCTCGACGCCGCCGTCATGGCCGCCAACGTGGACCGCATGGCCCGCTGGTGCGCCGAAAAGGGCGTGCTCCTGGCACCCCACGGCAAGACCACCATGGCACCGCAGCTGTGGCGCCAACAGCTTGAAAACGGCGCATGGGGCATCACCTTGGCCAACGCCTCCCAGCTGCGCGTGGGCCACGCCTTCGGCCTGCGCCGCGTCATGGTGGCCAACACGCTCAGCGATCCGCAGGCCGTCACCTGGCTTGCCGGCGCACAGGGCCCCGACTTCTCCGTCGTGTCCTGGGTCGATTCGCTCCAAAGCGTCGCCCTCCTGGACGCCACCCTGGCCGCCATCCCCGAAGCCGTCCCCGGCTCCGACGCCGTGCTGGACGTGATCGTGGAGCTCGGCGGCAACGGCGGACGCACCGGCGCCCGCACCGTGGCCGAGGCCCTGGCGATTGCCCGCGCGGTCCACGCCTCGAGCCACCTGCGCCTCGTGGGCGTGGGCGGCTATGAAGGCTCCCTGGCCCACACCGCCGACGCCGGCGCATTGGGCACCGTGCGCGGCTACCTGTCCGCCGTGAAGGAGCTGCACGAACACCTTCTCGCCGCCGATCTGTACGCCGCCGACGCCGACATCATCCTCACGGCCGGCGGCAGCGCCTACTTCGACGACGTCGTGGACGTCCTGGCAGGCAGCGCCACCAACGGCACGTCCCCTTCAGGCGCCGCGGGCCAGCGCGTTGAGCTGATCATCCGCAGCGGCGCCTACATGGTGCACGACGACGGCTTCTACCGCGGCATCTCGCCGTTTGGCCGGGGTGCGGAGGCCGAGGCCGGGCACGCTCCCTTCGCCTCGGCCATGCACGCCTGGGCCCGGGTGGTGTCCGCACCCGAACCCGGCCTGGCGATCCTGGACGCCGGCAAGCGCGACCTGCCGGTCGATGAGGGCCTGCCCGAACCCCAACTGCTGGGCCATGCCCTGGGCGGGGAGATGGCCACCCTGGACGGTGCAACCATCAGCTCCGTCAACGACCAGCACAGCTTCCTGCGCTACGACCCCGAGACCACCACGGTCGCCATTGGCGACGTGGTCCGGCTGGGCCTGTCCCACCCGTGCACCGCGTTCGACAAGTGGACGCTCATCCCCGTGCTGGCCTCCGCCGCCGACGACCGCGTGGTGGAGCTCATCCACACGTTCTTCTAGACCGTCGTGACAAACACACCCAACGCCCCGCAGCAGCTCATTGCCAACGCCACGGTCGTGGACGGAACGGGCGCGCCCCGGTTCGCGGCCGACGTCGTCCTGGTCGGCGGGAAGATCCAGGCCATCACCGCGCCGGGCACCCATGCCCCCGGCCCCGGCGTCATCGACGCCACGGGGCTTGTGCTCAGCCCCGGATTCATCGACATGCACGCCCACTCGGACCTGCAACTGTTCCTGAACCCCGGTCACTACGCCAAGCTCAGCCAGGGCGTCACCACCGAACTACTGGGCCAGGACGGGCTCTCCTACGCCCCGATCGACGACGCCACCCTCGACGGCGTGCGGCAAAAGATCGCCGGCTGGAACGACAACCCGGCGGACTTCGATTTTTCCTGGCGCACCGTGGCGCAATACCTTGACCGGCTCGACGAGGGCATCGCCACGAACGCCGCCTACCTGGTGCCGCAGGGCACCGTGCGGGCCATGGTGCACGGCTTCGGCGAAGGTGACGCCACGGACGCGGAAATCGCCGCCCAGCAGGCCGTGATCCGCCAGGCCATGGAGGACGGCGCCGTGGGCATGTCCTCGGGCCTGACCTACACGCCGGGCATGTACGCCACCACCGAGGAATTGGCACAGCTGTGCTCCGTGGTGGCCGAGTTTGGCGGCTTCTACGCCCCGCACCACCGCTCCTACGGCAAGGGCGCGCTGGAGGCCTACGACGAGATGATCGAGCTCAGCCGGGAGACCGGCTGCGCCCTCCACCTCTCGCACGCCACCATGAACTTCGCCCCCAACAAGGGGCGGGCGCCGGAACTTCTGGGCCTGATTGACCGTGCCCTCGACGACGGCGTGGACATCACGCTGGACACCTACCCGTACCTGCCCGGTGCCACCACGCTTTCGGCGATCCTGCCCAGTTGGGCGTCGGCGGGCGGCAGCCAGGCCACCATGGACAGGCTGCGGGACCCGGACACGCTGGCCCGGATCCGTGAAAACGTGGAGATCTACGGCTCCGACGGCTGCCACGGCGTGGTGGCCGAGTGGGAGACCCTGGAAATTTCCGGGGTCAAGAACCCGGAACTGAACCACTACGTGGGCAAGACCATCGAGGCCATCGCCGCCGAGACGGGCGCCGAACCGTTCGAGACGTTCGTGGACATCCTGCTGCGCGACAAGATGGCCACCGGCATCCTCCAGCACGTGGGGCACGAGGAAAACGTGCAGGCCATCATGGTCCACCGCACCCACACAGGCGGCAGCGACGGCATCCTTGTCGGCGGGAAACCGCACCCGCGCGCCTGGGGAACGTTCCCGAAGTTCCTGGGCCACTACAGCCGCGAGCTGGGCCTGCTCAGCCTCGAGGAGATGGTCAACCACCTCACCGGGCGGCCCGCCGCCCGGCTGAAGCTCGTGGACCGGGGCCTGGTCCGCGAGGGCTTCGCCGCCGACCTGGTCCTGTTCGACCCGGCCACCGTGGACGCTACGGCCACCTTCGAAAACCCCCGCCAGGCTGCGGCCGGCATCCACTACGTCTTTGTCAACGGCGTCGCCGCCATCACCGCGGGCAACCCGACCGGCGCACTTGCCGGCCGCGCACTGCGCCGCACCCCGGAAGGAACCCTCCCCACCCATGAATAACGAAGAATTCATCGCCCGCCTCGAAGCGGACCGCACCATCGCCGTGGTCCGCGCCCCCGACATCGCGGACGCCGCCGAACTCTGCCGCGCCCTCGTGGCCGGCGGCATCACCGGCGTCGAGCTGACCTACACCACGCCCAACCTGCTCAAGCACGTGGCCCGTGCCGCCGAAACCGCGGCCGA
Proteins encoded in this window:
- a CDS encoding N-acyl-D-amino-acid deacylase family protein; this translates as MTNTPNAPQQLIANATVVDGTGAPRFAADVVLVGGKIQAITAPGTHAPGPGVIDATGLVLSPGFIDMHAHSDLQLFLNPGHYAKLSQGVTTELLGQDGLSYAPIDDATLDGVRQKIAGWNDNPADFDFSWRTVAQYLDRLDEGIATNAAYLVPQGTVRAMVHGFGEGDATDAEIAAQQAVIRQAMEDGAVGMSSGLTYTPGMYATTEELAQLCSVVAEFGGFYAPHHRSYGKGALEAYDEMIELSRETGCALHLSHATMNFAPNKGRAPELLGLIDRALDDGVDITLDTYPYLPGATTLSAILPSWASAGGSQATMDRLRDPDTLARIRENVEIYGSDGCHGVVAEWETLEISGVKNPELNHYVGKTIEAIAAETGAEPFETFVDILLRDKMATGILQHVGHEENVQAIMVHRTHTGGSDGILVGGKPHPRAWGTFPKFLGHYSRELGLLSLEEMVNHLTGRPAARLKLVDRGLVREGFAADLVLFDPATVDATATFENPRQAAAGIHYVFVNGVAAITAGNPTGALAGRALRRTPEGTLPTHE